Genomic window (Paenibacillus sp. 37):
TCACTCGCAGCTGGAGATAACCTATATTCACGAAGGATACGGGCAGTTGATAACCGAAGGTCAGGTTTTCTCCCTTGAACGCGGTATGCTCATGATTTTTCGACCTTTTCAATTGCACCACTTCCAGATTCAAGTATCCAGTCAGCAGCCTTTCATCAGAAACGTGCTTATGTTTGAGCTTGAAATATTAAAGACATATTGGTCGCATTTTATGACGACTCACCGTTTCATACATGACCTGCTGGGAGAGCACTCTCCGATTCACCCGATCCGACTTCCTGCCACTTCCCCACTCATTCAACGAATGGAACAATTCGATAAGACCTATCCAGAACTACTACCTCATGAAGCAGTGGAGGATACTTGCCTCTTTATACTTGATTCACTTACGCAACTACGTTACTTATGGAAAGATGTTGTCATTCAGGATCTAAAGGCACATTCCGTATCCAGTTCAGTAATGCTTCATCCTCATGCCGAAGCCATCATGCAGTGGATTGAACAGCATTACCAGGAGCCTTTTCGTTTGGAGGATATCGCAGAGACACTTCATCTATCCCCCTATCATCTATCTCATGTATTCAAAAAAGCGACTGGCACCACCATTATTGCTTATGCTCAAGCCACCCGCATTCGTCATGCCTGTGTGCTGCTCACCCGTTCCTCCCTTTCCGTTCCCGAAATCGGTCACCGTGTCGGTATGACAAGCCCCTCCTACTTTTGCAAAGTATTCCGTACTACCACAGGCTCTACACCACATCAATATCGGCTGAAGGTGCAGGGGAGGAAGTAATGGATCACCACATAAAGAAAGAAGCGAAAGAATTCACTTCTCCGCTTCTTCTCGTACAAACCGTTTTACTTGCTTCACCGTACATCAAGCCCCAACTTCTCCAAATACGGAATAAGTCGCTCTCTTAATTGCCTCAAATCATCCTTCTGTTCCACTGACAAGCGTTCATCATGAATACTTCCATCCTTATCCACCACCATCAGCTCATACTCCTTCATTTGTTCATACACAGATTTGAACTCGGTATACTCCTCTTTAGATAACATCTCCTCCGCTCGCGCCAACTGCTCCGTCCAGAATTGTTGCTCATTCATAGGATCCTTTTGTGAAGCGGTACTCACAGCTTCCAGCTTCTCGAAAAACGGTTCCAGCTCAGCTACAAGAAGGTTATATTGTTCCTGCTCCACTGTACCCCACTGCTCTGGATGCATTTTTCCCTGAGAATCAGCATACTTCACGGCCATTTGCCCCATTTTCTTCAGCAGGTCCATGTATTGAACAAATTCTTCTTCACTGAAATGCGTCTTGGCCGTCTGCAGCTTTGCTTCCAACCTCATATAATCCTCAGCTGTTCCCCCCATAGCAGTGATATTTTCCTGTGAACCATATATTCCGTCTGCAAGATAGGTGTACCCTGCGTAGGCTCCGGTGGGAATAATGAGTACAACAGCCAATAGCCCAGTGACCAGCCATCTTTTTCGATTTCTTCTAATGTGAATATCACTTCGAATACCATCCAACATTTTATGTTTAATTCCCGCAGGAACAGACCACTCTTTAGTCTCTTCCTGGTAGGCTGTTCGCAACTCTTCATCGAGTCTCATGCAAATCCTCCACCTTTCCCCGCAACCTTGGATTCATCTTCTCTTTTTGTCTCAACTTCGCCAGCGCCGCATGTATGCGCGATTTCACGGTTCCAAGTGGAATCTCCAATATGCCAGCAATCTCCTCTTGCGTGTATTCGTTCAAATAATGAAGTGTAACCACCTGCTGCAGCTTGTACGGCAAACGACGCACCTGTTCCAGCAGAGGACGATTTGCCAATTTGTTGACCAGATCAGTGGAAAAATCATATTCCATACCAACGTCAGATTTCTCGAGCCGCTTGCCAAACCGAAACTGCATCAATCTTTTGCGTCGATAACTCTGAACCTGTCGCATCGTCACCCCCATCAACCAGGGACGAAAAGCACGCTCCGCATCATATCGCGCCAATGATCGATACGCCTGAATGTAAATCTCCTGTACCACATCCTCCGCGTCAGACTTGTCCTTGATGAGAAATCGCACAGTGTGATATATCCTCGTCACTGTTTTCTCATATAATTCTCCATATGCTTCTTCATGCCCCGCCCGTATTAACGTTACAAGTTCTATGTACTCATCTTGCTCACTCATTATCCATCCCCCTCCTCCTTACACTATATATTGGCATGCCAGCATCATATCGTTCGATTTATTTATTGAATGAGTAGGTACGGCTGAATCTGATACAAAAATGTCCTCTGGTGTTTATCATGATATAATATACCTAATTTTGATATAATTGGAGGTTCTGCATCTGAGTTATAAGATCCCCTTTGGTCTTTTACTATTATCTATATCGATCATCAGATTGGTAATCGCCAGAACAAACCTTGAGCCCTAGACCACGGTATACAGACTTATTGGGATCTTGGTTATCTT
Coding sequences:
- a CDS encoding AraC family transcriptional regulator translates to MMSIFLGEQFKLVCRRTSNTTFREVFHAHSQLEITYIHEGYGQLITEGQVFSLERGMLMIFRPFQLHHFQIQVSSQQPFIRNVLMFELEILKTYWSHFMTTHRFIHDLLGEHSPIHPIRLPATSPLIQRMEQFDKTYPELLPHEAVEDTCLFILDSLTQLRYLWKDVVIQDLKAHSVSSSVMLHPHAEAIMQWIEQHYQEPFRLEDIAETLHLSPYHLSHVFKKATGTTIIAYAQATRIRHACVLLTRSSLSVPEIGHRVGMTSPSYFCKVFRTTTGSTPHQYRLKVQGRK
- a CDS encoding sigma-70 family RNA polymerase sigma factor, coding for MSEQDEYIELVTLIRAGHEEAYGELYEKTVTRIYHTVRFLIKDKSDAEDVVQEIYIQAYRSLARYDAERAFRPWLMGVTMRQVQSYRRKRLMQFRFGKRLEKSDVGMEYDFSTDLVNKLANRPLLEQVRRLPYKLQQVVTLHYLNEYTQEEIAGILEIPLGTVKSRIHAALAKLRQKEKMNPRLRGKVEDLHETR
- a CDS encoding DUF3600 domain-containing protein, whose product is MRLDEELRTAYQEETKEWSVPAGIKHKMLDGIRSDIHIRRNRKRWLVTGLLAVVLIIPTGAYAGYTYLADGIYGSQENITAMGGTAEDYMRLEAKLQTAKTHFSEEEFVQYMDLLKKMGQMAVKYADSQGKMHPEQWGTVEQEQYNLLVAELEPFFEKLEAVSTASQKDPMNEQQFWTEQLARAEEMLSKEEYTEFKSVYEQMKEYELMVVDKDGSIHDERLSVEQKDDLRQLRERLIPYLEKLGLDVR